One region of Glycine max cultivar Williams 82 chromosome 9, Glycine_max_v4.0, whole genome shotgun sequence genomic DNA includes:
- the LOC100801804 gene encoding probable plastidic glucose transporter 2 has product MWVGHSSMYKRTPSRDNSNMEDMEENSDLLDIGLDKGTSNPSLMLSLPHVLVATISSFLFGYHLGVVNEPLESISVDLGFRGNTLAEGLVVSICLGGALIGCLLSGWIADGVGRRRAFQLCALPMIIGASMSAATNNLFGMLVGRLFVGTGLGLGPPVASLYVTEVSPAFVRGTFGAFIQIATCLGLMGALFIGIPVKEISGWWRVCFWVSTIPAAILAAAMVFCAESPHWLYKQGRTAEAEAEFERLLGVSEAKFAMSELSKVDRGDDTDTVKLSELLHGRHSKVVFIGSTLFALQQLSGINAVFYFSSTVFKSAGVPSDIANVCIGIANLAGSIVSMGLMDKLGRKVLLFWSFFGMAIAMILQATGATSLVSNVGAQYFSVGGMLLFVLTFALGAGPVPGLLLPEIFPSRIRAKAMAVCMSVHWVINFFVGLLFLRLLEKLGPQLLYSMFAIFCIMAVTFVKRNVVETKGKSLHEIEIALLPQD; this is encoded by the exons ATGTGGGTGGGACATTCATCTATGTACAAGCGCACTCCTTCGAGAGATAATTCAAACATGGAGGACATGGAAGAAAACTCAG ATCTTTTAGACATCGGCCTGGACAAGGGAACATCAAATCCTTCATTGATGCTTTCTTTACCGCATGTACTTGTGGCGACCATTTCTTCATTCCTTTTTGGATACCATCTGGG GGTTGTTAATGAACCACTTGAGAGCATTTCTGTGGATCTTGGCTTCCGTGGAAATACATTGGCAGAAG GTCTGGTGGTGAGCATATGCCTTGGTGGTGCCTTGATTGGATGTCTACTAAGTGGTTGGATTGCTGATGGGGTGGGGCGTCGTAGGGCTTTCCAGTTGTGTGCTCTGCCAATGATAATTGGTGCTTCTATGAG TGCAGCAACAAACAACTTGTTTGGCATGCTTGTAGGAAGGTTGTTTGTTGGGACTGGCTTGGGCCTGGGCCCTCCTGTTGCCTCTCTGTATGTGACAGAG GTTTCTCCTGCTTTTGTGCGGGGCACCTTTGGAGCTTTCATCCAGATTGCAACATGCCTTGGTCTAATGGGAGCTTTATTTATTGGAATCCCTGTCAAAGAAATTTCTGGATG GTGGCGGGTTTGTTTTTGGGTATCTACCATTCCAGCTGCTATACTTGCCGCAGCTATGGTCTTCTGCGCAGAGAGTCCGCATTGGTTATACAAG CAAGGAAGAACTGCTGAAGCAGAAGCTGAGTTTGAGAGACTTCTGGGTGTATCAGAAGCAAAATTTGCAATGTCGGAGTTATCCAAGGTAGATAGAGGTGATGATACTGATACTGTAAAGCTGTCGGAATTGCTTCATGGTCGTCATTCTAAAG TTGTTTTTATTGGATCAACCCTATttgctttacaacagctatcTGGTATAAATGCTGtgttttatttctcttcaactGTTTTTAAAAGTGCTGGAGTCCCATCAGACATTGCAAATGTCTGCATAGGAATCGCTAATTTGGCAG GATCTATCGTTTCAATGGGTTTGATGGATAAGCTTGGAAGGAAGGTTCTACTTTTCTGGAGTTTCTTTGGCATG gCAATAGCAATGATCCTTCAAGCCACAGGAGCAACTTCACTTGTATCAAACGTGGGAGCTCAGTACTTTTCTGTTGGTGGCATGTTACT GTTTGTCTTAACATTTGCTCTGGGGGCTGGTCCAGTTCCAGGTCTCCTTCTACCAGAAATCTTTCCTAGTCGAATAAGAGCCAAAGCCATGGCAGTCTGTATGTCAGTGCATTGG GTGATAAATTTCTTTGTTGGACTACTGTTCTTGCGTTTGCTGGAGAAACTTGGTCCACAGCTGCTTTACTCCATGTTTGCTATCTTTTGCATCATGGCAGTaacttttgtaaaaagaaatgTGGTGGAAACCAAAGGGAAGTCACTTCATGAAATTGAGATCGCACTTCTTCCTCAAGACTAG